The genomic region AAAATCGGGCCAGAGTGCCGGAATACCATAATAGCCGGATCTGCTGATTACTAAACAAAAAAAGACTCTCCCCGGCTAGGGGAGAGTCTTTTTACATAGTGCGCGCTATGCTTAGTAGCGGCGTACTTTGTCACCGTTGTTGCGGCGGAATTCCTCTTCGAAATACTGGGCATCTTCTGCGTTACGGGGTTTCACGCCCATTACGATGCCGCCGTTTTTCACGTCATTTTCATACTCCACAGCATGCTCTTCTGGGATGCCTGAGCCTACCAGAGCGCCTACCAGACCGCCCGTCAGGCCACCGGCACCGGCACCAGCCAGGGCAGCGGCAATCGGGCCGGCGATGATGAGGCCGAGGCCGGGCAGTGCAATCGAAGTGCCGATGGCAGCAATGGCGCCAATTACGGCACCAGCCGTGCCACCGATGGCCGAGCCTACGCCGGCACCTTCCATGGCCTTATCACCCAGGTCGGTATCAGCTGTGTTGTCACCGAAATGCGTCTTGCGCGTATCGTCCGACATCATCAGGTTCACGTCGTCTTTGCTGTAGCCACGCGACGAGAGCGAAGAATAAGCACGCTCAGCGCTGTCACGGTCACGGAACATGCCCGTGGTGTAGCTGTTGCCGGAGCCGTAGGAGGTGTCGTTGCCGGTTACGGCACGGGCAGCATCACCGGCTGCGTTCTGGACTGCGTCTACGCCTGCACCAACTACTGCGCCGGCAGTGCCAGCTACTGCAGCACCCTTCTGGGTGGCGCTGTGGTCATGATGCGGGTTATTATCGTTGCTGTCGAGGCTAGGGTTGCCGGTAGAGGCGTTGCCCATGTTGCCGCTCGAAGTAGTGTTAGCGCCGGTGCCGTAACCGGTGCCAGCATTGCCGGTGCCGTAGTTAGCGCCTGAACCGGTACCTGAGTTAGCTGGGTTGTTCGAATCGTTAGTGCTCATGAGATGGGAGAGTTTAAGGGAAAAGAATAGAAAAAATCCGGCGCCGGGTGGATGGTAATGAGCGTCGAATCTGTGCTACTAAACGCGGCCAATTCTGTGGGGGTTACACACAAAATTCGGGCGTTTAAGTATCTTATTTTATCTATTCTATTGCCAGTCAGCTCTATCCGTGTTTCTCGAAGTTCTGTTGGTCCTGCCAGAAGGCCCGGCATTCGCGGCGCATGTTCTTCAGGAAGTCCTCCTCCTGTTTGAGGGTACGCCATTCGCCCATTCCCAGTCGTTCGCAGAGCTTGTAGAAGTTGTCGCCCTGGCCTTTGGAGCCCTGGACTTTCACCAAGCAGCTCAGCAGGGGCCGGCCAGCCGCGTGTTCCTGCTCAGAAATTTCGGCCAGTAACTCATTGAGGCGACTTTTCTCATGAGAAATATCCAGGTTAAGCCCTAATTCCGCTTCCTGGACCAGGTTCAGGTAGCTGATGGTGCCTACCTGATGACGGGCAAAACGGATTAAGTGGTTGCGAATTCGGCCAAACATGGCGTAGGGAAAGAGAATGATGGAGGCGGAAAATAACAAAAAAAGTTCGCGGCTTCACAATCTGCGAAGCCGCGAACATCAATTTACGCTATATATCCAAAATCGTGCCGCTTGGGCAAAATCCTACTACCGGCCCTGGCGGCGGCGCAACTCTTTCTGAATGAGCCGGAACTCCCGGCTGCTCTGGCCAGCAATGGCCGTGTTTTCGTCGGCGCGGCGCAGCAGGTAGGGCATCACGGCATCTACCGGGCCGTAGGGCACATATTTGGCCGTGTTGTAATCGGCGTGGGCCAGGTTGTAGCTCAGGTTGTCGCTCATGCCGTAGAGCTGCGCAAACCAGATGCGGGGGTCGTTGGGAGCGAGGTCGTGCTGCTGCATGAGCTCCGTGAGTAGGCGGGAACTGTCCTCGTTGTGGGTGCCGGCACAAATGCTGATGCGCTCCACGTGCTCTACGCAGTAGCGCAGGGCGTCATCGTAGAGCTGATCAGTGGCGGCTTTGGTGGGGTTGATGGGATTGGCGTAGCCGCGCTGCGCGGCCACGCGGGCTTCTTTTTCCATGTAAGCGCCCCGCACCAGCTTTCCGCCCAGGTAGTAGCCTTCCTGCCGGGCATTGTCGTGGGCCTGTTTAATAGCATCGAGCCGGTCTTGGCGGTAGAGCTGGTAGGTGTTCCAGACGATGGCAGACTCGCGGTTGTACTTGCGCATCATCTCGTAGGCCAGGTTGTCGATAGTGGCCTGAAACCAGCTTTCCTCAGCATCTACGAACACCCGCACCCCATACTGGTGGGCCCGGTGGCAGATGGCATCTACGCGGGCGTGGGCCCGGTCGTAGCTGGCCTGCTCAGCGGGCGTGAGGGCCGTGCCGGCCTGCACCTTTTCCAGCAGGGCGCTGTCGGCTAGGCCCGTCACCTTGAACACCGAAAACGGAATGTGCGTGGAGCGGTGCGCCAGATCCAGCGTGGCCAGAATTTCGTCGCGGGTGTGGTCGAAGCTCTTGTCGCTGCCTTCGCCCTCAACCGAGTAGTCGAGGATGGTGCCGATGTGGTAGCGGCCCAGCTCGGCCACCACTGGCACACATTCCTGAATGGTTTCGCCCCCGCAAAACTGGCTGAAAATGGAGTTTTTGATCAGGAATTTGGTGCCGGGCAGGCTCCATTTCAAGGCCGCCTTCATCATGCCACCGCCGGTTTTCACCAGCGTGTTGTTGTTCATGGCCGCAAACAGCGCATACATCTTGCGCAGCTCGGCGTCGGACTTGGAGGCGAAGGCTACGGCGGTGTCGGTGAAGGAAACAGGCGGGGCTTGGGTTGTGGGCATCGGGTGGTAGCTTTGGGCAGGTGGATGGGTGATACAAATATAGCCGTTAAACCCAGGCTAAACCGGTTGGGTTATGCCAGCAGACGGTAGTTGGCCAACATAAGTTGGCGGGCTTTCATTCCGGGCTTGCCGTTGCCCGATTTATCTTTCGTTGCTTCTCATGAACACTCCTGCTGCTGCTTCTTTTTTCACGAGCCGCCTCGCTGCCAAAGGGCAGCCGCTGCTCATTGCCGGGCCCTGTTCCGCCGAAACCGAGGAACAGGTAATGACCACGGCGCGCGGCCTGCAGGCGCTGGGCAACATCGACCTGTTCCGGGCCGGCATCTGGAAGCCGCGCACCCGGCCGGGCTCCTTTGAGGGCATGGGCCGTGAGGCACTGCCGTGGCTGCAGCGCGTGAAAGCCGAAACCGGCCTGCCCACCACCATTGAGGTAGCCACGCCGCGCCACGTGGAAGAGGCCCTGGCGCACGGCATCGACGTGCTCTGGATTGGGGCCCGCACCACCGTCAATCCGTTTGCGGTGCAGGAGCTGGCCGACGCTCTGGCCGGCACCGGTGTGCCCGTGATGGTGAAGAACCCGGTGAACCCAGACGTGGCGCTGTGGGCCGGAGCGCTGGAGCGGCTGGAGCGCGCCGGCATCACCGACCTGGCCGCCATTCACCGCGGCTTCAGCACGTTTGCGCCTTCCCGCTACCGCAATGCGCCCACCTGGATGCTGCCCATCGAGCTGAAAACCCGCTTTCCGCACTTGCCGCTGATCTGCGACCCCAGCCATATCGGCGGCCGCCGCGACCTGCTGCTGCCCATCGCCCAGAAGGCCCTCGACCTCGACTACGACGGCCTAATGATTGAAACCCACCCTGACCCCGACCACGCCCTTTCGGATGCCGAGCAGCAGGTGACGCCGCAGCGCCTGGGTGAGATTCTAACTGAGCTGAAATACCGCTACCGATCTTCCGACAACGAAGACTACCTCAACAAAGCCGAGGAGCTGCGCCAGAAAATGGACGTGGCCGACCGCGAAATTGTAGAGGCCCTGGCCCGGCGCATGGCGCTGGTAGGCGAGCTGGCCGAGTACAAAAAGGAAAACAACGTGAAGATTCTGCAGCTCGACCGGTGGCAGGAAATCTTCAGCTCGCGGCCGGAATGGGCGAAAAAAGCCGGCATAAACGAGAAGTTTGTGGCCGAGCTCTACAAGCTTATCCACGTAGAAAGCATCCGGCGCCAGACCGAGATACTGCAGCGCCCGGAGTAACCGCAAGAGGCTTACGAAGAAGCCCGCCCTATCCGTGGAATCGGATGGGCGGGCTTTTTAGATGGGTGCAGGTCTGGCAAAGAACACCTCAGTCGGCCTTCCAAAGATAGTTTTCCGTGTAGCCGCCATCGAAGCAGGCATCCTCCCCGACAAGCATGAGATGCGTGCCGGCTGCATCCGTACTCAGGCTGTAGGCCTTACGGTCGTTGTTGGCCAGCTCGGCCGTGAACGTAACCAAGCTGACCGGTTGCTGTGGGGTGCCGCAGCGTGGCAGCGTACTGCTGGAAACCTGATAGGGGACCTCCGAGAAAGGCTGGTTGTTGTGGCGAATGGTCAGTTGCCCATTTGTGCCGAATACCAGCTGGCGCGAATAGCCTACCGTAGCCGGCGACACTACCGGGCCTTCCGTAAAGCTGTTTTGCCATTCCCAATAGCCTTGCTTTTGCGCCAGGGCATCCAGGTTGGCAGGCAGTTGGTCGGTATCGTCGCGGCAACAGAGGGCAGCCATGTTGGTGCTGCATACGGTCAGCGCCATAGCGAAAAGGAAGTAGGGGCGGAACTGCATGGCGGTAGTGACAGGCTATTGGCCGGAAGCAGAAGAGTAGGTTTCGCCGCAGCCGTCGTAGGTATCGTCGGCCAGGCTCAGGGTTCGGGTCTGGGGGCTTACTTCCACCATGTACTCCCGCTGCTGCGCCGTGAAGGTGATGAAGTCGGTTTCCTGTTTTTTGAGCAGCGAAGTATGGCGGCTGAGCACGTAGGGGGTAACATACCGCAAAACCCCGTTTTCAAGCATTTTCGCTTGGCCGTCTGCCCCAATGATTAATTGCCGGGTGGTGCCCGTTGTGGCCGGTGAGCTGGCGCCGCCCCAGCCGCAGAAGCTGCTTTGCCACTGCCAGGAGCCCACCACGGATGCCTGTTCGGGGGTAACTTCCTGCTTGGCACAGCCGGAGAAGAGAGTAGCGGCCAACAGCAGGCTAGCATAGGGTAGAGCTTTCATCGGATAAGGGAATAGCGTGAATACTATGTTTCTGTAGAGATGAGCAAACCCGTCTTTGGATGGTTGCAACCCGACCGGAGAAAATTACAGCGCCGAGGAATTGGCAGTTGACAGGGCACGGACGGCCGGCAAGCGCACGTAGCTGTGCCGGGTGGTGTGGCCCGTCATTTCCTGCAGGTAGAGCACATTGCCGGAAACCGAGTAGTACTGGCTGCCAGCGTAGCCCCGGTATTGAATAATATGCCGCCCCGGCCGCTGCTGCCGAACCGAAAACGCGGCGGCGCTCTGTAGCTGGCCATCCTGGTAGAACATGGCACGGCCCCGACGGTCGAATTCCACCACTACTTCGTGGCCGGTAGTAGCCGGGGTGAGAATACTGCTTGCACCAGTAGCGGTTTGCTGCCACTCCCAGCGGCCCACCAGCTGCTGCTCCATCGGCGGCATCGAGTCGCGGCTGCAGGCAGCGGATAACAGGCTAAAAGCCAATAACGGGGCCAGACACACGGGTCGGGTAAAGAAGGACATAACGTAATAGTTAGTAAGTTTCGATTGTATGATCAGAATGCGGGTAGTATGGTTGCACTATGCTAATCATTTTCTGCATTTTATGCAACCGATTCTGGTAATAGATTTTCTTAAAACAAGAAGAAGTTGAACGGAACCTTGCAAATTGGAGCAAATGCCTTGCCAGAACTGGCAGAAATGCTGCGTCGGCCGGCTATAAGCCAGGTTTTTGTGCTCACTGATGCCAACACCGGGCGCCTGTGCTACCCCCTGCTGGCTCCCTATCTGCCTGAGCAACATATCGTAATAGAGCTGCCGGCGGGCGAGGAAGCCAAAACCCTGGCATCGTGTGAAACCGTCTGGAACGCGCTGACCGAACACCGGGCCGACCGGTTTGCGATACTGGTGAACCTGGGTGGCGGCGTCATTACCGATCTGGGCGGCTTCTGCGCGGCCCTCTACAAGCGGGGTATCCGGTTTGTGCAGGTACCCACCACGCTGCTGGCGCAGGTAGATGCCAGCGTCGGCGGCAAAACCGGCGTCGATTTCCTCGGCTTTAAAAACCAGCTAGGCGTATTTCAGGAGCCGGCGGGCGTGTTCATCGAGCCGCGCTTCCTGCAAACACTCGACCCACGGCAGCTGAAATCGGGCTACGCCGAAATCGTGAAGCACAGCCTAATTGCCGATGCCGCCGCCTTCGAGGAGCAGCGCCGCACCGGCATGTTCGTCGACGACTGGACGGCTACCATCGAGGCGTCGGTGGCGCTAAAGCAGCGTATTGTGGCCCAGGACCCGCTGGAGGCCGGCCCGCGCAAGCTGCTCAACTTCGGGCATACCGTGGGGCACGCGCTGGAGAGCTACCTGCTCACGCAGCCCGGCCGCGAAATCCTGCACGGCGAGGCCGTGGCGGCCGGCATGATCTGCGAGGCCTGGCTGAGCGTGCAGCGCGGCCTGCTGAGCGCCGCCGAGCTGGACCAGGTGGAAACCTTCCTGTTTTCGGTGTTTGAGAAGGTGCATTTTGTGAGCCTGGAAACCGACGCCATTGCCGAATACGCACTGCAGGACAAGAAAAACTCGGGCTCCGTCATCAACTGCACTCTGCTGGAAGGTATCGGGCGGGGCGTGTACGACCAGCCGGTTACGCTACACGACGTCGCCGAGTCGTTGCGCTACTACCACCGGCTGTAGGTGGCCCGGTGGCGCCGACCTGGTCCATAGTCCACGGTTGAGGGCTATTTTTGCCGCGGGCCGGCCGCTGCGTGGCCCCGGGCGGCGGCGGCCGCTGTTTTTTCTATCACGCCCCGGGCGCCTGCCTGGCGGCTTAGCTCTCTTTGCCATCAACTCTTCCCTCACGCTCACCCGGCCGGCGCAGCCGCTGCGGGGCACGGCCCAGCTGCCGGCTTCCAAAAGTGAAAGCAACCGCGCTCTGATTCTGCAGGCCCTGGCCGGCGGCGGCCAGCTCGACAACCTCTCCGACGCCAACGACACCCAGCTCATGCAGCGCCTGCTGCTGAACCCCGACGCGCCCCGCTTCGATGCCGAAGATGCCGGCACGGTGATGCGCTTTCTGACCGGCTATCTGGCTGCCACGGGCCGCCATACGCACCTCACCGGCACGGCCCGCATGCTGGAGCGCCCCATTGCGGTGCTCGTGGACGCCCTGCGCCAGCTCGGCGCGGCCATCCGCTACGAAGGCCAGGAAGGCTACCCGCCGCTGCAGCTCAGCGGCTGGAACCCCACCGACGATGCCACCGAGGCCGGCGAGTTGACGGAGCTGTCTGTACGCGGCGACATCAGCAGCCAGTACATTTCGGCGCTGCTGATGGTGGGGCCCACGCTGCCGCACGGCCTGCGCCTGCGCCTCACCGGCAAGGTAGGTTCGCGCCCCTATATCCGCATGACGCTGGCTTTGATGCAGCACTTCGGGGCCGACTGCCGCGACCTGGGCACGGTGGTGGAGGCGCGCCCCGGCCGCTACCAGCCCACCGATTACACCATCGAGTCGGACTGGTCGGCGGCGAGCTACTGGTACGCCATGGTGGCGCTGGCCCCGGCCGGCTCCTGGCTGACGCTGCCCGGCCTGCGCCGCTACTCCTGGCAGGGCGACCAGGCCATTGTGGCCATCATGGCCCAGCTGGGTGTGGCCACCGAGTACGTGCAGGACGGTGTGCGCCTCACCCAGACCGGCACCCGCACGCCCTTCACCCAGGATTTCACCGACTGCCCCGACCTGGCTCAGACCGTGGCCGTAGTGGCGGCGGCGCTGGGTGTGTCGGTGCTGATGAG from Hymenobacter canadensis harbors:
- the aroB gene encoding 3-dehydroquinate synthase yields the protein MLRRPAISQVFVLTDANTGRLCYPLLAPYLPEQHIVIELPAGEEAKTLASCETVWNALTEHRADRFAILVNLGGGVITDLGGFCAALYKRGIRFVQVPTTLLAQVDASVGGKTGVDFLGFKNQLGVFQEPAGVFIEPRFLQTLDPRQLKSGYAEIVKHSLIADAAAFEEQRRTGMFVDDWTATIEASVALKQRIVAQDPLEAGPRKLLNFGHTVGHALESYLLTQPGREILHGEAVAAGMICEAWLSVQRGLLSAAELDQVETFLFSVFEKVHFVSLETDAIAEYALQDKKNSGSVINCTLLEGIGRGVYDQPVTLHDVAESLRYYHRL
- a CDS encoding proline dehydrogenase family protein, coding for MPTTQAPPVSFTDTAVAFASKSDAELRKMYALFAAMNNNTLVKTGGGMMKAALKWSLPGTKFLIKNSIFSQFCGGETIQECVPVVAELGRYHIGTILDYSVEGEGSDKSFDHTRDEILATLDLAHRSTHIPFSVFKVTGLADSALLEKVQAGTALTPAEQASYDRAHARVDAICHRAHQYGVRVFVDAEESWFQATIDNLAYEMMRKYNRESAIVWNTYQLYRQDRLDAIKQAHDNARQEGYYLGGKLVRGAYMEKEARVAAQRGYANPINPTKAATDQLYDDALRYCVEHVERISICAGTHNEDSSRLLTELMQQHDLAPNDPRIWFAQLYGMSDNLSYNLAHADYNTAKYVPYGPVDAVMPYLLRRADENTAIAGQSSREFRLIQKELRRRQGR
- a CDS encoding 3-phosphoshikimate 1-carboxyvinyltransferase, translating into MRAIFAAGRPLRGPGRRRPLFFLSRPGRLPGGLALFAINSSLTLTRPAQPLRGTAQLPASKSESNRALILQALAGGGQLDNLSDANDTQLMQRLLLNPDAPRFDAEDAGTVMRFLTGYLAATGRHTHLTGTARMLERPIAVLVDALRQLGAAIRYEGQEGYPPLQLSGWNPTDDATEAGELTELSVRGDISSQYISALLMVGPTLPHGLRLRLTGKVGSRPYIRMTLALMQHFGADCRDLGTVVEARPGRYQPTDYTIESDWSAASYWYAMVALAPAGSWLTLPGLRRYSWQGDQAIVAIMAQLGVATEYVQDGVRLTQTGTRTPFTQDFTDCPDLAQTVAVVAAALGVSVLMSGLESLRIKETDRIFALQTEMANFGAYLTEETEGHFRVSTDGFRVSGQTVATYHDHRMAMAFAPLALLGPLTIEAPQVVRKSYPQFWSELEKAGFNVA
- a CDS encoding bifunctional 3-deoxy-7-phosphoheptulonate synthase/chorismate mutase type II; its protein translation is MNTPAAASFFTSRLAAKGQPLLIAGPCSAETEEQVMTTARGLQALGNIDLFRAGIWKPRTRPGSFEGMGREALPWLQRVKAETGLPTTIEVATPRHVEEALAHGIDVLWIGARTTVNPFAVQELADALAGTGVPVMVKNPVNPDVALWAGALERLERAGITDLAAIHRGFSTFAPSRYRNAPTWMLPIELKTRFPHLPLICDPSHIGGRRDLLLPIAQKALDLDYDGLMIETHPDPDHALSDAEQQVTPQRLGEILTELKYRYRSSDNEDYLNKAEELRQKMDVADREIVEALARRMALVGELAEYKKENNVKILQLDRWQEIFSSRPEWAKKAGINEKFVAELYKLIHVESIRRQTEILQRPE